Proteins from a single region of Prinia subflava isolate CZ2003 ecotype Zambia chromosome 10, Cam_Psub_1.2, whole genome shotgun sequence:
- the GLRX2 gene encoding glutaredoxin 2 isoform X2, translated as MGNSQTTFVGFSNAAAVNQIQDIISHNCVVIFSKTTCPYCKMAKNLFEGLNVNYTAVELDTNTNGRQFQDVLEQMTGGRTVPRVFINGTCVGGATDTQKLHEEGRLLPLIHQCTMKGNC; from the exons ATGGGGAACAGCCAGACCACTTTTGTAGGCTTCTccaatgctgctgctgtcaaTCAAATACAG GACATTATTTCACACAACTGTGTGGTGATTTTCTCTAAAACAACATGCCCATACTGCAAAATGGCAAAAAACCTGTTTGAGGGTTTGAATGTGAATTACACAGCTGTGGAACTGGACACAAATACAAACGGAAGGCAGTTCCAAGATGTTCTGGAACAGATGACTGGTGGCAGAACA GTCCCAAGAGTGTTTATCAATGGGACTTGTGTTGGAGGTGCAACAGATACTCAAAAGCTTCATGAGGAAGGCAGACTGCTTCCTTTAATTCATCAGTGTACCATGAAAGGAAACTGCTGA
- the GLRX2 gene encoding glutaredoxin 2 isoform X1, translated as MALQGALRRAAAAWGGRSRMGNSQTTFVGFSNAAAVNQIQDIISHNCVVIFSKTTCPYCKMAKNLFEGLNVNYTAVELDTNTNGRQFQDVLEQMTGGRTVPRVFINGTCVGGATDTQKLHEEGRLLPLIHQCTMKGNC; from the exons ATGGccctgcagggggcgctgcgcCGGGCGGCCGCGGCCTGGGGGGGGCG TTCTAGGATGGGGAACAGCCAGACCACTTTTGTAGGCTTCTccaatgctgctgctgtcaaTCAAATACAG GACATTATTTCACACAACTGTGTGGTGATTTTCTCTAAAACAACATGCCCATACTGCAAAATGGCAAAAAACCTGTTTGAGGGTTTGAATGTGAATTACACAGCTGTGGAACTGGACACAAATACAAACGGAAGGCAGTTCCAAGATGTTCTGGAACAGATGACTGGTGGCAGAACA GTCCCAAGAGTGTTTATCAATGGGACTTGTGTTGGAGGTGCAACAGATACTCAAAAGCTTCATGAGGAAGGCAGACTGCTTCCTTTAATTCATCAGTGTACCATGAAAGGAAACTGCTGA